A single region of the Undibacterium piscinae genome encodes:
- a CDS encoding protein phosphatase CheZ, with product MTDSVDDLDALFEEMANQRVETPAAATTPEQPTAPIVEAPTQAKPTLHSTEDQSAKPMFDRLGGVVRMMHESMRELGYDRSLSDVASQISDAQGRLEYVATLTEKAANTVLNATDLGLPEQDVLAKNAKEIDARWDSLFSGKMSIAEFKLLAADSKTFANTVLESTDAEKARLLEIMMAQDFQDLTGQLIKKVLIITSAVERELFQILLDNAPLEAKEKAIELMEGPSVPNAALEQDDVDNLLDSLGF from the coding sequence ATGACCGATTCAGTAGATGATCTGGATGCGCTATTTGAAGAAATGGCAAATCAACGCGTTGAGACTCCCGCCGCAGCTACGACTCCGGAACAACCCACGGCTCCGATAGTAGAGGCGCCTACACAAGCCAAGCCTACATTACACAGCACTGAAGATCAGTCTGCAAAACCCATGTTTGACCGCTTAGGTGGCGTGGTTAGAATGATGCATGAATCCATGCGCGAACTGGGATACGACAGGTCATTATCTGATGTGGCATCGCAAATTTCCGATGCGCAAGGACGACTGGAATACGTTGCCACATTAACAGAGAAAGCAGCAAATACCGTCCTCAACGCTACTGACCTGGGCCTGCCAGAGCAAGACGTCTTGGCAAAAAATGCCAAGGAGATTGATGCCCGCTGGGACTCTTTGTTTTCTGGAAAAATGAGTATTGCGGAGTTTAAATTACTTGCGGCAGACTCAAAAACATTTGCAAACACCGTACTGGAATCAACTGACGCTGAAAAAGCGCGACTGCTCGAAATTATGATGGCCCAGGATTTCCAAGATCTTACTGGCCAGTTAATTAAGAAAGTCCTGATTATTACGTCTGCAGTAGAACGTGAACTTTTTCAAATTCTCTTGGACAATGCTCCTTTAGAGGCAAAAGAAAAAGCCATAGAATTAATGGAAGGCCCATCCGTTCCGAATGCTGCATTAGAGCAGGACGATGTAGATAATCTACTTGATAGTCTGGGGTTCTAA